Proteins encoded in a region of the Gallalistipes aquisgranensis genome:
- the nagB gene encoding glucosamine-6-phosphate deaminase, whose product MRVIIQEKSDAVASWAARYIASKINSHARISDRPFVLGLPTGSTPLKTYAELIRLHREGKVSFENVVTFNMDEYVGLPEEHPESYHSFMWNNFFSSVDIRPENVNILNGNAADLEAECRSYEERIAAQGGIDLFMGGIGPDGHIAFNEPFSSMTSRTRVKTLTHDTLVANSRFFGGDIDRVPKTALTVGVGTVLDAREVMILVTGYNKARALHHVVEEGYNHAWTVSALQTHPKGIIVCDEEATYELKVGTFRYFKDIEREHIDPQSITL is encoded by the coding sequence ATGAGAGTTATTATTCAGGAGAAAAGCGATGCCGTGGCCAGCTGGGCCGCCCGGTATATCGCTTCGAAAATCAATTCCCATGCCCGTATCAGCGACCGGCCTTTCGTGCTGGGTCTGCCCACGGGTTCCACGCCGCTGAAAACCTATGCCGAACTGATCCGCCTGCACCGCGAGGGGAAGGTCTCTTTCGAGAACGTGGTGACTTTCAATATGGACGAGTACGTGGGACTGCCCGAAGAGCATCCCGAAAGCTACCATTCGTTCATGTGGAACAATTTCTTCAGCTCGGTGGATATCCGACCCGAAAACGTCAACATCCTGAACGGAAATGCCGCCGATCTGGAGGCCGAGTGCCGTTCGTACGAGGAGCGGATCGCTGCACAGGGCGGCATCGACCTGTTCATGGGGGGAATCGGGCCCGACGGCCATATCGCCTTCAACGAACCCTTTTCCTCGATGACTTCGCGTACGCGGGTGAAAACCCTCACGCACGACACGCTGGTGGCCAATTCGCGCTTTTTCGGCGGCGACATCGACCGGGTGCCCAAGACGGCCCTGACCGTGGGCGTAGGGACTGTGCTCGACGCCCGCGAGGTGATGATTCTCGTCACGGGGTATAACAAGGCCCGTGCCCTGCACCATGTGGTAGAGGAGGGGTACAACCATGCCTGGACGGTGAGTGCCCTTCAGACCCATCCCAAAGGGATCATCGTCTGCGACGAAGAGGCCACCTACGAGCTCAAGGTCGGAACGTTCCGCTACTTCAAGGATATAGAGCGGGAGCATATCGACCCGCAGAGCATCACTCTGTAA
- a CDS encoding adenylosuccinate synthase, which yields MKKVDVVLGLQWGDEGKGKVVDVLTPKYQVIARFQGGPNAGHSLHFSDRSYVLHTIPSGIFRDGSVNVIGNGVVIDPVILSQEIAELEASGVDVASKLLVSRKAHLILPTHRMLDAASEAAKGGAKIGSTLKGIGPTYMDKTGRNGLRVGDILSPEFPERYRKLREKHEHMLKQYDFRYDIAEYEREWFAGIENLKRFRLVESEYAVNRFVEENKAVLAEGAQGSMLDIDFGTYPFVTSSNTLCAGVCTGLGVAPSRIGNVYGIFKAYCTRVGSGPFPTELFDGDGEKLREIGREFGATTGRPRRCGWLDMVALKYSVMMNGVTGLIMMKADVMNDFDTIRVATAYKVDGVETSEFPFETGGKIEPVYKDFKGWKCNINNIRRYEDFPAELKTYVEYIERETGVPVVIISVGPDREETIVR from the coding sequence ATGAAAAAAGTAGATGTCGTGCTCGGTCTGCAATGGGGCGACGAAGGCAAGGGGAAGGTGGTCGACGTGCTGACCCCGAAATATCAGGTGATCGCCCGGTTCCAGGGCGGCCCCAATGCGGGCCACTCCCTCCATTTCAGCGACAGAAGCTACGTACTGCATACGATCCCCTCCGGTATTTTCCGCGACGGCTCGGTCAATGTCATCGGCAACGGCGTGGTGATCGATCCCGTGATCCTTTCGCAGGAGATCGCCGAGCTCGAAGCCAGCGGCGTGGATGTGGCCTCGAAACTTCTCGTCTCCAGGAAGGCCCATCTGATTCTGCCCACCCACCGGATGCTCGACGCCGCCTCGGAGGCGGCCAAGGGCGGTGCCAAGATCGGTTCGACCCTCAAGGGAATCGGCCCGACCTATATGGACAAGACGGGGCGCAACGGCCTGCGCGTGGGAGACATCCTCTCGCCGGAGTTCCCCGAGCGTTACCGCAAGCTCCGGGAGAAGCACGAACACATGCTGAAACAGTACGATTTCCGGTACGATATCGCCGAGTACGAACGCGAATGGTTCGCCGGTATCGAGAACCTCAAACGATTCCGTCTGGTGGAGAGCGAATATGCCGTCAACCGTTTCGTCGAGGAGAACAAGGCCGTGCTGGCCGAAGGGGCGCAGGGCTCGATGCTCGACATAGACTTCGGTACCTATCCGTTCGTCACCTCGTCCAATACCTTGTGCGCGGGTGTTTGCACCGGTCTGGGTGTGGCCCCGAGCCGGATCGGCAACGTGTACGGTATTTTCAAGGCATACTGTACCCGCGTGGGCAGCGGTCCGTTTCCGACGGAACTGTTCGACGGCGACGGGGAGAAGCTGCGCGAGATCGGCCGCGAGTTCGGCGCCACGACGGGACGGCCGCGCCGCTGCGGCTGGCTCGACATGGTGGCCCTGAAATATTCGGTGATGATGAACGGAGTCACGGGCCTTATCATGATGAAGGCCGATGTGATGAACGATTTCGACACGATCCGGGTGGCTACGGCCTACAAGGTGGACGGCGTGGAGACCTCCGAATTCCCCTTTGAGACCGGCGGGAAGATCGAACCTGTCTACAAGGATTTCAAAGGGTGGAAATGCAATATCAACAATATCCGCAGGTACGAGGATTTCCCGGCCGAACTGAAAACCTACGTTGAATATATCGAACGCGAGACGGGAGTGCCCGTGGTGATCATCTCCGTGGGTCCCGACCGCGAGGAGACGATCGTTCGCTAA
- a CDS encoding alpha/beta hydrolase, producing the protein MNTSQARHNDKTFAPSDKVTVERVLFHNRFGITLAADMYIPRNATGKLPAIAVSGPFGAVKEQASGLYAQTLAERGFLTIAFDPSYTGESSGEPRYVASPDINTEDFCAAVDFLSTHEKADPGRIGILGICGWGGMALNAAAIDTRIKATVAVTMYDMSRVNARGYFDAMDANARYELRKQLNTQRTEDYRNGTYALAGGVADPLPEDAPQFVKDYHAYYKTERGYHPRSLNSNGGWNKTSALSFINTPLLTYSDEIRSAVLVIHGEKAHSRYFSEDAFKQLKGDNKELLIVPGASHVDLYDNMEKIPFDRIATFFRDYLR; encoded by the coding sequence ATGAATACCTCTCAAGCACGACACAACGACAAAACGTTCGCTCCCAGCGACAAGGTGACGGTCGAGCGCGTCCTTTTCCACAACCGTTTCGGCATCACGCTCGCCGCCGACATGTACATTCCCAGAAATGCCACGGGCAAACTGCCCGCCATAGCCGTCAGCGGACCTTTCGGTGCGGTAAAGGAACAGGCATCGGGACTGTATGCCCAGACGCTGGCCGAACGCGGATTCCTCACGATCGCCTTCGACCCCTCCTACACCGGGGAGAGCAGCGGAGAACCCCGTTACGTGGCTTCGCCCGACATCAATACGGAAGACTTCTGTGCGGCGGTCGATTTCCTTTCGACACACGAAAAAGCGGACCCGGGACGGATCGGTATCCTCGGCATCTGCGGTTGGGGTGGCATGGCACTCAATGCGGCCGCCATCGACACGCGGATCAAGGCCACCGTCGCCGTCACGATGTACGACATGAGCCGCGTCAACGCCCGGGGCTATTTCGATGCGATGGATGCCAATGCCCGCTACGAACTGCGCAAACAGCTCAACACCCAACGCACGGAAGACTACCGCAACGGCACCTATGCGCTGGCCGGCGGCGTAGCGGACCCGCTGCCCGAGGATGCCCCGCAGTTCGTAAAAGACTACCACGCCTATTACAAGACCGAACGCGGCTACCATCCTCGCTCGCTCAATTCGAACGGCGGTTGGAACAAGACGTCGGCCCTTTCGTTCATCAACACGCCTCTGCTCACGTACAGCGACGAAATCCGGAGCGCCGTTCTGGTCATCCACGGCGAAAAAGCCCACTCCCGCTACTTCAGCGAAGACGCATTCAAGCAGTTGAAAGGCGACAACAAGGAGCTGCTGATCGTCCCCGGTGCCAGCCATGTCGATCTGTACGACAACATGGAAAAGATTCCGTTCGACCGGATCGCAACATTCTTCCGGGACTATCTCCGATAG
- a CDS encoding electron transfer flavoprotein subunit beta/FixA family protein: MKKALKIVVLAKQVPDTRNVGKDAMKEDGTVNRAALPAIFNPEDLNALEQALVIKDMNPGSTVQVLTMGPPRAADILRDAMFRGADGGVLLTDRKFAGADTLATSYALSRALVKMQPDIIVAGRQAIDGDTAQVGPQVAEKLGIPQVTYAEEIVSLDGEQIVVKRRLEHGVETVSCPLPMVMTVNGSAAECRPQHAKRVMKYKNAKTPSELQAVDNDYLRVQCGCKEYLNIGEWSVADVDADDSQLGMSGSPTKVKKIENVVFQAKEAKRLTAADADIDGLMAELIASHTLG; the protein is encoded by the coding sequence ATGAAAAAAGCGTTGAAAATAGTAGTGCTGGCCAAGCAGGTGCCCGATACCCGCAATGTGGGGAAGGACGCCATGAAGGAGGACGGCACCGTGAACCGTGCAGCCCTGCCGGCCATCTTCAACCCCGAAGACCTGAATGCCCTGGAGCAGGCACTCGTAATCAAGGATATGAATCCGGGAAGTACCGTGCAGGTGCTTACCATGGGACCTCCCCGGGCCGCCGACATTCTGCGCGACGCCATGTTCCGCGGGGCGGACGGCGGCGTGCTGCTTACCGACCGTAAATTCGCCGGGGCCGATACGCTGGCCACCTCCTACGCCCTTTCGCGGGCGCTGGTCAAGATGCAGCCCGACATCATCGTCGCCGGCCGTCAGGCCATCGACGGAGATACGGCGCAGGTAGGTCCGCAGGTGGCCGAGAAGCTGGGGATTCCCCAGGTGACCTATGCCGAGGAGATCGTCTCCCTCGACGGAGAGCAGATCGTCGTCAAGCGTCGGCTGGAACATGGCGTGGAGACGGTGAGCTGCCCTCTGCCGATGGTGATGACCGTGAACGGATCGGCTGCCGAGTGCCGTCCGCAGCATGCCAAACGGGTGATGAAGTACAAGAACGCCAAGACCCCCAGCGAACTGCAGGCGGTGGACAACGACTATCTGCGCGTGCAGTGCGGCTGCAAGGAGTACCTCAATATCGGGGAGTGGAGCGTGGCCGACGTCGATGCCGACGACAGCCAGCTGGGTATGAGCGGCTCTCCCACGAAGGTGAAGAAGATCGAGAACGTCGTTTTCCAGGCCAAGGAGGCCAAGCGCCTTACTGCGGCCGATGCGGACATCGACGGGCTGATGGCCGAGCTGATCGCCAGCCATACATTGGGTTAA
- a CDS encoding OmpA family protein: protein MKTTKFSVIVLLAALLSVTGCSTMSRTGKGALYGTGGGAALGAGIGALAGGGKGAAIGAAIGAGVGAGAGALIGRRMDKQKAELEKIQGAQVEMVKDSNNLQAIKVTFNDKILFATGKSDLSQASRDALVRFAVSLQNAPDTDITIYGHTDNTGSRAVNERLSQERAQAVANVLMGQGVSSKRMIVKGLAYDSPVADNSTEAGRAANRRVEIFITASEETIRQAEAGTLK from the coding sequence ATGAAAACGACGAAATTTTCCGTGATCGTTCTGCTGGCTGCCCTCCTTTCGGTGACGGGCTGTTCCACCATGAGCCGCACCGGGAAGGGTGCATTGTACGGTACGGGCGGCGGTGCCGCGCTGGGTGCCGGTATCGGGGCATTGGCCGGAGGCGGTAAGGGCGCAGCGATCGGAGCGGCCATCGGTGCCGGTGTGGGTGCCGGAGCCGGGGCGCTGATCGGCCGCCGGATGGATAAGCAGAAGGCCGAGCTGGAGAAAATCCAGGGGGCTCAGGTGGAGATGGTGAAGGACAGCAACAACCTGCAGGCCATCAAGGTGACCTTCAACGACAAGATTCTTTTCGCCACCGGCAAGAGCGACCTGAGTCAGGCATCGCGCGATGCGCTCGTGCGTTTCGCCGTCTCGTTGCAGAATGCTCCCGACACGGATATAACCATTTACGGGCATACCGACAACACGGGCAGCCGGGCCGTGAACGAACGTCTTTCGCAGGAGCGTGCGCAGGCCGTGGCCAATGTGCTGATGGGGCAGGGCGTGAGCAGTAAACGGATGATCGTCAAGGGGCTCGCCTACGACTCTCCCGTGGCCGACAACTCCACCGAGGCGGGGCGTGCCGCCAACCGTCGCGTGGAGATTTTCATCACGGCCAGTGAAGAGACGATCCGCCAGGCCGAGGCCGGAACCCTGAAATAG
- a CDS encoding acyl-CoA dehydrogenase family protein, whose amino-acid sequence MANFFLDNKDLQYHLEHPLMKKLVELQERGFAEKDVYDYAPADFEDAMDNYRRVLTITGEVCGDVIAPNAEGVDEEGPKVVNDHVVYAPGTARNIEAVTKAGLFGMTLPRKYEGLNLPLICFVMANEMVARADAGFENIWGLQDCAETLNEFASEELKAEFLPRVSRGETCAMDLTEPDAGSDLQAVMLKATWDEARGTWLLNGVKRFITNGDGDISLVLARSEEGTTDARGLSMFVYDKRDNAVKVRRIEHKLGIKGSPTCELVFTNAPAKLVGDRKMGLIKYVMSLMNAARLGIGAQSTGLSEAAYREALKYAHEREQFGKPIIEFPAVFEMLTNMKAKLQASRAMLYETTRFVQLYKTYTHISHERKLEAEERAEMKAYTRLADAFTPLLKLMSSEYCNQLAYDALQIHGGSGYMHDYPIQRIYRDARITNIYEGTSQLQVVAAIRHVTTGTYLSQIMEYEKAECPGDLDQIRKRLVAMREEYEKTVEKVVSTGDNEVIDFHARRMVEMAGHIILSHLLLRQAAEVDEYRTSAVVYSKYGQAQNRAAAEYIAHSCCGDIDLFKQVLDEH is encoded by the coding sequence ATGGCCAACTTTTTTTTAGATAATAAAGATTTGCAGTATCATCTGGAGCATCCCCTGATGAAGAAGCTGGTGGAGCTTCAGGAGCGGGGTTTTGCCGAGAAGGATGTGTATGACTACGCCCCGGCCGATTTCGAGGACGCGATGGACAACTACCGCCGGGTACTGACCATCACCGGCGAAGTGTGCGGCGACGTGATCGCCCCCAATGCCGAAGGGGTGGACGAAGAGGGCCCGAAGGTGGTGAACGACCACGTGGTCTACGCTCCCGGAACCGCCAGAAACATCGAGGCGGTCACCAAGGCCGGTCTGTTCGGCATGACGCTGCCCCGCAAGTACGAGGGGCTGAACCTGCCGCTGATCTGCTTCGTGATGGCCAACGAGATGGTGGCCCGTGCCGATGCCGGATTCGAGAACATCTGGGGGCTTCAGGACTGTGCCGAGACGCTGAACGAGTTCGCCAGCGAAGAGCTCAAGGCCGAGTTCCTGCCCCGCGTCTCGCGCGGAGAGACCTGCGCCATGGACCTCACCGAGCCCGATGCCGGCAGCGACCTGCAGGCCGTGATGCTCAAGGCCACGTGGGACGAGGCCCGGGGAACGTGGCTGCTCAACGGCGTGAAACGCTTCATCACCAACGGTGACGGCGATATTTCGCTGGTATTGGCCCGTTCCGAAGAGGGTACGACCGATGCCCGCGGCCTGTCGATGTTCGTGTATGACAAGCGCGACAATGCCGTGAAGGTGCGCCGAATCGAGCACAAACTGGGTATCAAGGGGTCGCCCACCTGCGAACTGGTCTTCACCAATGCCCCGGCCAAACTGGTCGGCGACCGCAAGATGGGTCTGATCAAATACGTGATGTCGCTGATGAACGCCGCCCGTCTGGGCATCGGCGCCCAGTCGACCGGCCTTTCCGAGGCCGCCTACCGCGAGGCGCTCAAGTATGCGCATGAGCGGGAGCAGTTCGGCAAGCCGATCATCGAATTCCCCGCCGTATTCGAGATGCTGACCAACATGAAGGCCAAACTGCAGGCTTCGCGGGCGATGCTCTACGAGACCACCCGTTTCGTGCAGCTCTACAAGACCTATACGCACATCAGCCACGAGCGTAAACTGGAGGCGGAGGAACGCGCCGAGATGAAGGCCTACACCCGTCTGGCCGACGCTTTCACGCCGCTGCTGAAGCTGATGAGCAGCGAATACTGCAACCAGCTGGCTTACGACGCCCTTCAGATTCACGGCGGTTCGGGCTACATGCACGACTATCCGATCCAGCGTATCTACCGCGATGCCCGTATCACCAATATCTACGAGGGTACGAGTCAGTTGCAGGTGGTCGCTGCCATCCGTCACGTGACCACGGGAACCTATCTCTCCCAGATCATGGAGTATGAGAAGGCCGAATGTCCAGGCGATCTGGACCAGATCCGCAAGCGCCTGGTGGCCATGCGCGAGGAGTACGAGAAGACGGTGGAGAAGGTGGTCTCCACCGGCGACAACGAGGTGATCGACTTCCATGCCCGCCGCATGGTGGAGATGGCCGGTCATATCATCTTGTCGCACCTGTTGCTGCGTCAGGCGGCCGAGGTGGATGAGTACCGTACGTCCGCCGTTGTCTACTCCAAGTACGGACAGGCTCAGAACCGGGCCGCCGCGGAGTACATTGCCCATTCGTGCTGCGGCGACATCGACCTGTTCAAGCAGGTGCTGGACGAACATTAG
- a CDS encoding electron transfer flavoprotein subunit alpha/FixB family protein, translated as MNNIFVYCEIESGKVADVSLELLTKGRELADTLGCKLEALVLGEGLDGVEKELAKYGADTVWVADDKELAPYRTLPHTSVVCGVFEEEKPQIALFGATPVGRDLGPRVSSALHSGLTADCTSLVIGDHTDAKSGTEYKNLLYQIRPAFGGNIIATIVNPDHRPQMATVREGVMKKEAAKTPGAGEVKRVDVKKYLKDTDLVVKIIDRQMEERKIDIKSSAVLVSGGYGMGSKENFGLLFELAEVLGAEVGASRAAVDAGFADHARQVGQTGVTVRPKLYIACGISGQIQHTAGMDQSSMIISINTDPDAPINKIADYAIVGDVMEVIPKMIKYYKQNSK; from the coding sequence ATGAACAACATATTTGTATATTGCGAAATAGAGAGCGGCAAGGTCGCCGACGTGAGCCTCGAGCTGCTGACCAAAGGCCGTGAACTGGCCGATACGCTGGGGTGCAAACTGGAGGCCCTTGTGCTGGGCGAGGGACTGGACGGCGTGGAGAAGGAACTGGCCAAATACGGTGCCGACACCGTGTGGGTGGCCGACGACAAGGAGCTGGCACCTTACCGTACGCTGCCCCACACCTCCGTCGTGTGCGGTGTGTTCGAGGAGGAGAAGCCGCAGATCGCCCTGTTCGGTGCCACGCCCGTGGGACGCGACCTGGGCCCCCGCGTTTCGTCGGCCCTGCACAGCGGTCTGACGGCCGACTGCACCAGTCTGGTGATCGGCGACCATACGGATGCCAAGAGCGGCACGGAATACAAGAACCTGCTGTATCAGATCCGTCCCGCATTCGGAGGCAACATCATTGCCACGATCGTCAATCCCGACCACCGTCCCCAGATGGCCACGGTACGCGAGGGCGTGATGAAGAAAGAGGCGGCCAAGACCCCCGGCGCCGGTGAGGTGAAACGGGTGGACGTGAAGAAATACCTGAAGGATACCGATCTCGTGGTGAAGATCATCGACCGCCAGATGGAGGAGCGCAAGATCGACATCAAGAGTTCGGCCGTGCTCGTTTCGGGCGGATACGGCATGGGGTCGAAGGAGAATTTCGGCCTGCTGTTCGAACTGGCCGAGGTCCTGGGGGCCGAGGTGGGCGCTTCGCGTGCCGCCGTGGACGCCGGGTTCGCCGACCATGCCCGTCAGGTGGGGCAGACCGGAGTGACGGTCCGTCCGAAGCTCTATATCGCCTGCGGTATTTCGGGCCAGATCCAGCATACGGCCGGTATGGACCAGTCGTCGATGATCATTTCGATCAATACCGATCCGGACGCCCCGATCAACAAGATCGCCGACTACGCCATCGTGGGCGACGTGATGGAGGTGATCCCCAAGATGATTAAGTATTACAAGCAAAACTCTAAATAA
- a CDS encoding glycerophosphodiester phosphodiesterase, translating into MKRIVAVSLLLAGVLFASAARCARPKVIAHRGFWKWEGSAQNSIASLRLAARCGLWGSEFDVNVTSDGVAVVNHDPVIGGKRIENTPYAEFRDVRLRNGERMPTLAEYLAEGKRHPELKLILELKSARSAEHELRSVEVVLREVERAGVARQVEYIAFSRRIVEELLRRDPKLKVAYLNGDIAPEELKRMGCTGLDYSVGKMRRHPEWFSEARKNRVRTNVWTVNRMEDIRFVTENGAGYITTDEPLLVEKILRGK; encoded by the coding sequence ATGAAACGGATTGTCGCCGTATCGTTGCTGCTGGCCGGTGTGCTGTTCGCCTCGGCGGCCCGTTGTGCCCGGCCGAAGGTGATCGCCCACCGCGGTTTCTGGAAATGGGAGGGTTCGGCCCAGAATTCGATCGCTTCGCTGCGTCTGGCGGCCCGGTGCGGCCTGTGGGGGAGCGAGTTCGACGTGAATGTCACTTCGGACGGTGTGGCCGTCGTCAACCATGATCCCGTGATCGGCGGGAAACGGATCGAAAATACGCCCTATGCCGAATTCCGTGACGTACGCCTGCGCAACGGCGAACGGATGCCGACGCTGGCCGAATACCTGGCCGAGGGGAAGAGGCATCCGGAACTGAAGCTGATTCTGGAACTCAAATCGGCCCGTTCGGCGGAACACGAGCTTCGCAGCGTGGAAGTCGTGCTCCGGGAAGTGGAGCGGGCCGGCGTCGCACGGCAGGTGGAATATATCGCTTTCAGCCGCCGGATCGTGGAGGAGTTGCTCCGGCGCGACCCGAAACTGAAAGTGGCCTATCTCAACGGGGACATCGCTCCGGAAGAGCTGAAAAGGATGGGGTGTACCGGGCTGGACTATTCGGTCGGGAAGATGCGCCGCCATCCGGAATGGTTCTCCGAGGCCCGGAAAAACCGTGTCCGTACGAATGTCTGGACCGTGAACCGGATGGAGGATATTCGGTTCGTGACGGAGAACGGTGCCGGGTATATCACGACCGACGAACCGCTGCTTGTGGAAAAAATCCTGCGCGGAAAGTAG
- a CDS encoding FAD-dependent oxidoreductase produces MRFTILLNLFLLLSCAGSARPGYDLVIVGGTPGGIMAAIAAAREGKSSVILERTSHIGGLPVNGLGATDINTRAATTGLFREFVENVRRYYADKYGPDSQQVKDCSGGFHFEPSVAGRVFDRMLSGYRGRIDVFTLRQFDCDPANVEMEDDRILGVRVTDRATGRSETYRGRVFLDATYEGDLGAAAGVPFRVGREGRDEFGEPGAGRIYKYWSGPVAEGSDGMGDNAVQAYNYRLCLTDDPANRVRVEKPKNYNREEYLSLVEDVWTGRNTHVSFRKVTPEMMEENRRAIGAGGETGIPGDKWGIAKITNMVTLPNRKTDANNQHLALISTDLPEENWPWPTSSWEWRDRFAGRLRDYTLGLIWFAQNDEALPEHFREAASRWGLAADEYIDNGHFPRQVYVREGRRFEGVYFFTAKDALPVADGQRPPVHAESVTASHYSLDSHAVRKREKGRVHLDGFFGITDARVYTVPYGVMVPRQVDNLLLPVPVSGSHVGFSTLRMEPCWMALGQAAGIASSLAIDCGLKVRNVDVRRLQEKLIGQKATLIYYEDVTPEDDAFEMVQVLGLAGYLPGWEARLSEAVSRADLEAWRKRSRLALEAEAGRTPRGEVLEEIYRRGTEGRSARQ; encoded by the coding sequence ATGAGATTTACGATCCTGTTGAACCTTTTTCTGCTGTTGTCCTGTGCGGGTTCCGCCCGTCCGGGATACGATCTGGTCATCGTCGGGGGAACTCCCGGGGGAATCATGGCCGCCATCGCCGCCGCCCGCGAAGGGAAAAGTTCCGTTATTCTGGAGCGCACTTCCCATATCGGCGGGCTTCCTGTCAACGGTCTGGGAGCGACCGACATCAATACCCGGGCGGCCACGACAGGCCTGTTCCGCGAGTTCGTGGAGAACGTGCGCCGGTATTATGCCGATAAGTACGGACCCGATTCGCAGCAGGTGAAGGATTGCAGCGGCGGATTCCATTTCGAGCCTTCCGTGGCCGGCCGGGTGTTCGACCGTATGCTGTCCGGATACCGGGGGCGGATCGACGTGTTCACCCTGCGTCAGTTCGACTGCGACCCCGCCAACGTGGAGATGGAGGACGACCGGATACTGGGCGTTCGCGTCACCGACCGGGCTACGGGACGGAGCGAAACGTACCGGGGCCGGGTGTTCCTGGACGCCACGTACGAAGGCGATCTGGGAGCGGCCGCAGGCGTGCCTTTCCGGGTGGGCCGCGAGGGGCGCGACGAATTCGGCGAGCCGGGTGCGGGCCGTATCTACAAGTATTGGAGCGGTCCCGTGGCCGAGGGAAGCGACGGGATGGGCGACAATGCCGTGCAGGCCTACAACTACCGTCTCTGCCTGACCGACGATCCGGCCAACCGGGTGCGGGTCGAAAAACCGAAGAACTACAACCGGGAAGAGTATCTTTCCCTTGTCGAGGATGTCTGGACGGGGCGCAATACCCATGTCTCGTTCAGGAAGGTGACGCCGGAGATGATGGAGGAGAACCGCCGGGCGATCGGAGCGGGCGGAGAGACGGGAATTCCCGGCGACAAGTGGGGTATCGCCAAGATTACCAATATGGTGACCCTGCCCAACCGGAAAACCGATGCCAACAATCAGCATCTGGCCCTGATTTCGACCGACCTGCCGGAGGAGAACTGGCCCTGGCCCACCTCGTCGTGGGAGTGGAGGGACCGTTTCGCCGGCCGGCTGCGCGATTATACGCTGGGGCTCATCTGGTTCGCTCAGAACGACGAGGCGCTGCCGGAACACTTCCGCGAGGCTGCGTCGCGGTGGGGGCTGGCGGCGGACGAATATATCGACAACGGCCATTTCCCGCGTCAGGTCTACGTGCGCGAGGGACGCCGTTTCGAGGGAGTTTATTTTTTTACAGCGAAAGACGCCCTGCCCGTGGCGGATGGCCAGCGGCCCCCGGTCCACGCGGAGAGCGTGACGGCCAGTCACTATTCGCTTGATTCGCACGCCGTGCGCAAGCGCGAGAAGGGGCGGGTGCATCTGGACGGCTTTTTCGGCATTACGGACGCCCGGGTCTATACCGTCCCCTACGGAGTGATGGTGCCCCGGCAGGTGGACAACCTGCTGCTGCCCGTTCCCGTGTCGGGTTCGCACGTGGGATTCTCCACCCTGCGGATGGAACCCTGCTGGATGGCGCTGGGCCAGGCTGCGGGCATCGCATCCTCGCTGGCCATCGACTGCGGGCTGAAGGTGCGCAACGTCGATGTGAGACGGCTGCAGGAGAAGCTGATCGGACAGAAAGCCACGTTGATCTATTATGAAGATGTGACCCCGGAAGACGATGCGTTCGAGATGGTGCAGGTGCTGGGGTTGGCCGGATATTTGCCCGGATGGGAGGCCCGGCTGTCGGAGGCGGTGAGCCGTGCCGACCTGGAGGCGTGGAGAAAGCGCAGCAGGTTGGCGCTGGAGGCCGAAGCGGGCCGCACTCCGCGCGGAGAGGTGTTGGAAGAGATATACAGAAGAGGAACGGAAGGCCGTTCCGCGAGACAATAG